The proteins below come from a single Papaver somniferum cultivar HN1 chromosome 11, ASM357369v1, whole genome shotgun sequence genomic window:
- the LOC113323033 gene encoding mitochondrial phosphate carrier protein 3, mitochondrial-like, which produces MSISSSARQSLIPNYLYSTSTNKSFHLEKYFNGNRTFTSSSTAAATVPYSVVAASPNEPGRKIEMYSPSYYAACTMGGILSCGITHTAVTPLDLVKCNMQIDPAKYKSISSGFGVLYKEKGVRGFFRGWAPTLLGYSAQGACKLGFYEFFKKYYSDLAGPENAVKYKTLIYLAGSASAEVIADVALCPMEAVKVRVQTLPGFARGLSDGLPKIIRAEGYGGLYKGLVPLWGRQIPYTMMKFTSFETIVENIYKHVTPKPKDECSKSMQLGVSFAGGYIAGVLCAIVSHPADNLVSFLNNAKDATVADAVKKIGVVGLFTRGLPLRIVMIGTLTGAQWGIYDAFKVFVGLPTTGGAPPLPSAMPELAEA; this is translated from the exons ATGTCGATTTCATCATCAGCACGTCAATCTCTGATTCCAAACTATCTGTACTCAACATCTACAAACAAATCGTTTCATTTGGAAAAGTATTTTAATGGGAATCGAACTTTCACTtcttcatcaacagcagcagcaacagtacCATATTCTGTTGTTGCAGCTTCACCAAATGAACCTGGAAGGAAGATAGAGATGTATTCACCATCTTACTATGCAGCATGTACTATGGGTGGAATCCTTAGTTGTGGAATTACTCATACGGCTGTTACTCCTTTAGATCTTGTCAAGTGTAATATGCAG ATTGATCCTGCAAAATACAAGAGCATCTCGTCCGGTTTTGGGGTTCTATATAAAGAAAAAGGGGTTAGAGGTTTCTTCAGGGGTTGGGCGCCTACCCTGCTTGGTTACAGTGCACAGGGTGCCTGCAAGCTTGGGTTTTATGAATTCTTCAAGAAGTACTACTCTGACCTTGCTGGGCCAGAGAACGCAGTCAAATACAAGACTCTCATCTACCTAGCTGGTTCTGCATCCGCCGAGGTTATTGCTGATGTTGCTTTGTGTCCCATGGAAGCTGTGAAAGTACGAGTCCAAACTCTGCCTGGGTTTGCAAGGGGATTGTCAGATGGACTTCCGAAGATCATCAGGGCTGAAGGTTACGGCGG GTTATACAAGGGTCTTGTTCCTCTCTGGGGTCGACAGATTCCAT ACACTATGATGAAGTTCACATCGTTCGAGACCATAGTAGAGAACATTTACAAGCACGTTACCCCCAAGCCCAAGGATGAATGCAGTAAATCCATGCAACTGGGTGTCAGCTTTGCTGGTGGATATATTGCTGGTGTCTTGTGTGCTATTGTTTCTCACCCTGCTGATAATCTTGTTTCGTTCCTCAACAATGCTAAGGATGCCACTGTTGCGGAT GCTGTGAAGAAGATAGGTGTGGTGGGTCTATTTACTCGGGGTCTTCCATTGCGCATTGTTATGATTGGAACCCTTACTGGAGCACAGTGGGGAATCTATGATGCTTTTAAGGTGTTTGTGGGCCT GCCAACAACTGGAGGAGCTCCTCCCCTTCCTTCTGCTATGCCTGAACTCGCGGAGGCTTAA
- the LOC113323987 gene encoding uncharacterized protein LOC113323987, with translation MKFLDRSHECPVQFTNRTNANNGVENPLYTYWVDEDSAIIMWINSKISDMLIYYFANASTPYELWKGISDKFACISSTHSIQLRTKLLTIKKGNSFIVANTIEIKMITNELAACGYIISDMKLWLRNPTISSIELHTLLLSEDIVCQSHLTVNNEESTYRAFFSNARGYSRGTRGFNPSIGGRGFGRGFGRQSGTLLTPSTPFPTNVTRPADLASGDKPTCHLCRKYGHPADECWSSMNFAYQGRDPLKHL, from the exons ATGAAATTTCTTGATAGATCTCATGAATGTCCTGTTCAATTCACAAATCGTACCAACGCTAACAACGGTGTAGAGAATCCTCTTTATACATATTGGGTAGATGAAGACTCTGCAATTATCATGTGGATAAATTCCAAAATTTCTGATATGCTAATTTATTACTTTGCTAATGCTTCTACACCTTATGAATTGTGGAAGGGTATTTCAGATAAATTTGCTTGTATTTCTTCAACTCATTCAATTCAGTTGAGAACAAAATTATTGACTATCAAGAAAGGTAATTCTTTTATTGTTGCTAACACTATTGAGATTAAGATGATCACAAATGAATTAGCTGCTTGTGGATATATTATTTCTGATATGAAATTGTG GCTTCGCAATCCTACTATTTCAAGCATTGAGTTACATACTCTTTTACTTAGTGAGGATATTGTTTGTCAAAGTCATCTTACTGTCAATAATGAAGAATCCACTTATAGAGCATTCTTTTCCAATGCAAGAGGATATAGTAGAGGTACTAGAGGATTTAATCCTAGTATAGGAGGTCGTGGATTTGGTAGAGGTTTTGGTAGACAATCGGGAACTTTACTAACTCCATCAACACCTTTTCCAACTAATGTTACAAGACCAGCTGATCTTGCATCTGGAGACAAGCCTACATGTCATCTCTGTCGCAAATATGGACATCCTGCTGATGAATGTTGGAGTAGCATGAATTTTGCATATCAAGGTCGTGATCCTCTTAAACATCTCTAG